The DNA sequence GCCTCCTGTGTGCGCGACTACCAGAAGTCGATGCCGTATCTCGCGGACAAGTTCCAGCGGTACGACCTGTTCGCGGCGGATTTCGCCCTCTCCTGCCTCAACCGCCTCCAGCTGCGCGACAATCAGCAGATGGTCGACCTCAACGACCCTGCTGGCGCACTACAGTTGGTGGGGCGTCTGAAGAATCCGATCGCCGGGTTCTGAGCCCCGGCCGCCGCATCGCGGCAGCCCGCCCGACCGGTGAGCGCCCGGGGACGGTCCCCCGGGCGCTCACCTTCTCCGCCCGGAAGACGGGCTGGCAGAATCGCGGGCATGGCAGAAATCATCCAGCGGGACGGAACGTGGACATTCGACGGGGACACCGTTCGGATCGTGCCGGGAGGAAAGGCGCATCCGGTCCGGCAGGAGCTGGGTGAGACAGCCGTACCCCTGCGGGCGGTGGCGGGCGTCTCGTTCGAACCGGACCGCAAGGGCGGGCGGCTGCGGCTGCGCGGCGGCGCCTGCCCGGTACTGCGGGCCGCCGACGGCCGGCTCAAGGACGGCGCCGACCCCTATGCGCTGACCGTGGAGAAGGACCGCACCGGGGTCGCGGAGTACTTCGTCGACGAGGTCCGCAACGCGCTGCTGATCGAGCAGGTGCCGGAGGGCCCCGTGGACCGTTTCCTGCTGCCCGGCCCCGCGCTGCCGGTCTCCGGCGGAGGCGGTGACGGCACGGCGTCCTTCGACGGGGAGACGGTCCGGCTGACCTGGAACTGGAAGGCCGAGGAGTCCAAGACCGCCGGGGGCCCGTCCGTCTTCCCGCTGTCGCGGATCGCGGGCGTGCGGTGGCTGCCCTCGATCGGGCTGGAGAACGGCTACCTCCGCTTCGAGCCGGTCGAGGGGGCCGTCTCGGCTCCGCCGAAGTACGACACGTACGCCCTGGACCTGTGGGGGATCTCCAAGAAGGAGCACACGGCGGTCCTGGTCGCGGCGGCGGTGCTGATGCGGCTGCCCGGGGCCCGTGCGGCGCTGGACGCACCGGAGGCGGCCCCGGCCCTGGCCAAGGCGGCCGAGCCCGCCGCCCCGCCCGCCGGCGACCACGACACGTTGCTGCGGCGACTCCGGGAGCTGGGCGAGCTGCACCGGGCCGGGGTGCTCACCGACGAGGAGTTCAGCACCGCGAAACAGGCCGTCCTGCGCAGCATGTGAGGCGATCGAGCCGCATTCCAAGCATCGCCTGCCCGATTTCGGGCAGATTTCTTGCATAAGAACGCCCCGGCACGCAATATCGACGGGTGCTTGAACGCCGCTCGTCGCACGACGACCTCATCGACCACCTCGTACGCTCCACCGCGCTCCAGCGCGGCGAGGCGGCCCGGGTGATCCTCGACGTGCTGGCGTACTTCGACGAGAGCACCGACGACTTCGTCCGGCGCCGCCACCGCGAACTGCAGTCCGGCGGCCTGGTCAACACGGAGATCTTCGAGCGGATCGCGGCCGAGCTGCCGCACCGCGCCGTGGCGCCGCCGGAGCTCTCGCTCCGCCAGCTGCGCCGCATCGTCTACGGCTGACCCGGGGGCCGGCCGGGCGCCCGTGCGGGGCGTCGAACGGAAATGCGTGTACGTCGATGGAGGGGCAGAGAACACATGTGCGGAATCGTCGGTTACATCGGAAAGCGTGACGTCGCTCCGCTGCTGCTGGAAGGCCTGCAGCGGCTGGAGTACCGGGGGTACGACTCCGCGGGCATCGTCATCACCGGCAAGGCGGCGGCGGGCAAGCCGGGCGCGCTGAAGATGGTCAAGGCCAAGGGCCGGGTCCGCGAGCTGGAGGCCAAGGTCCCCAAGCGTTTCGCCGGCACCACCGGCATCGCCCACACCCGCTGGGCCACCCACGGCGCGCCGAGCGACGAGAACGCCCACCCGCACATGGACGCGGAGAACAAGGTCGCCGTCGTCCACAACGGGATCATCGACAACGCCTCCGAGCTGCGCGCCAAGCTCACCGCCGACGGCATCGTCTTCCTCTCCGAGACCGACACCGAGGTGCTGGTCCACCTGATCGCCCGCGCCCAGGCCGAGACCCTGGAGGAGAAGGTCCGCGAGGCGCTGCGCTCGGTCGAGGGCACCTACGGCATCGCCGTGCTGCACGCCGACTTCAACGACCGCATCGTGGTCGCCCGCAACGGCTCCCCGGTCGTCCTCGGCATCGGCGAGAAGGAGATGTTCGTCGCCTCCGACGTCGCCGCCCTCGTCGCCCACACCCGCCAGGTCGTCACGCTGGACGACGGCGAGATGGCCACGCTGAAGGCCGACGACTTCCGTACGTACACCACGGAGGGCTCGACCACGACGGCCACGCCGACCACCGTGGAGTGGGAGGCCGAGTCGTACGACATGGGCGGCCACGACACGTACATGCACAAGGAGATCTCGGAGCAGGCCGACGCCGTGGACCGCGTCCTGCGCGGCCGGATCGACGACCGGTTCTCCACCGTGCACCTGGGCGGACTCAACCTGGACGCCCGCGAGGCGCGCGGGGTGCGCCGGATCAAGATCCTCGGCTGCGGCACCTCGTACCACGCGGGCCAGATCGGCGCCCAGCTGATCGAGGAGCTGGCCCGCATCCCCGCCGACGCCGAGCCGGCCTCCGAGTTCCGCTACCGCAACCCGGTCGTCGACCCCGACACCCTGTACGTCGCGGTCTCCCAGTCGGGCGAGACGTACGACGTGCTGGCCGCCGTCCAGGAGCTGAAGCGCAAGGGCGCGCGCGTCCTCGGCGTGGTCAACGTGGTCGGCTCCGCCATCGCCCGTGAGGCCGACGGCGGGACCTACGTCCACGCGGGCCCGGAGGTCTGCGTCGTCTCCACCAAGTGCTTCACCAACACCGTGGTCGCCTTCGCGCTGCTCGCCCTGCACCTGGGCCGGATCCGTGACCTGTCGGTCGCGGACGGCAAGCGGATCATCGACGGGCTGCGCAGGCTGCCGGAGCAGATCAGCGAGATCCTGGCGGGCGAGGACGAGATCAAGCGGCTCGCGGCGGAGTACGCGGACGCCAAGTCGATGATGTTCATCGGCCGGGTGCGCGGCTACCCGGTGGCCCGCGAGGCCTCCCTGAAGCTGAAGGAGGTCTCGTACATCCACGCCGAGGCCTACCCGGCCTCCGAGCTGAAGCACGGCCCGCTCGCGCTGATCGAGCCCGCGATGCCGACCGTGGCGATCGTGCCGGACGACGATCTGCTGGAGAAGAACCGCGCCGCGATGGAGGAGATCAAGGCCCGCAGCGGCCGCATCCTCGCCGTCGCCCACCAGGTGCAGGAGAAGGCCGACCACACCATCGTCGTGCCGAAGAACGAGAACGAGCTGGACCCGATCCTCATGGGCATCCCGCTCCAGCTCTTCGCGTACCACACGGCCCTGGCGATGGGCCGCGACATCGACAAGCCGCGCAACCTGGCGAAGTCCGTGACGGTCGAGTAGACGGCCGCGCGCAGACCTGGGGCCCCGTACCGTCGCGCAGACGGTACGGGGCCCAACGCGTGCCGCTCCAGGGCTTTCTGGCGGCAGATCAGGAAACTCGGACCGCACGGCTCGCTCACGCCGCTCCCGCCGCTCCGGCCGCTCCGGCCACTCGCCGGTGTCTCCGCGGCCCGGGCCCGGGGCCCTTCAGGGGATGACGATGACGGGGCGTCGCGCGCGGCGGGCGAGGCGGCCGGCGACGGATCCGAAGATCCGGCCCACGATGCCGTGCGTGGAGCCCACGACGATGGCGTCGGCGGCGTACTCCCGGCCGACCTCCTCCAGTTCGTGGCAGATGTCGCCACCGCGCTCGACGAGCACCCAGGGCACATCGGAGAGGTAGTCCGCGCAGGCCAGCTCCAGGCCGAGGACCTCGGTGCGGTGATCGGGGACGTCGACGAAGACGGGGGGCTCGCAGCCCGCCCAGACCGTGGTCGGCAGCCGGTTGGCGACGTGGACGATGATCAGCCCGGAGTCCGAGCGGCCGGCCATGCCGATGGCGTAGGCGAGAGCCCGCTCACTGGACATGGAGCCGTCGAAACCGACCACGACACCGTGCCGGAAGGCGGGATCGCACGCATGGCGTGCTTCGTCGACCGTCCGCGGCTCCGACCCTGGGTCGGCTACCGGCTTGCGGTCTTTGGGTTCAGGGATTTCGTGACCGGCCATCGGTGTCTCGGCGAAGAGAGTCCTCGTGAGGAGGGAACGGTTTCGAGAGGTGCATCAGCTGGTGGTGGAGCTCTGTCCGGGAATCATCTTCCCAACCCCATACCCCCAAGGGTACGGGGTCACTCCTCCACCGCCCAGACCCCCGCAAAAGCGTGCGTGACGCTGGAGGGAGCATGCCCGAGCCCGTCCGGGATGGCAATGCCGGTTGTGTCGTACACGGGCCTCGGAGGGGGGTGAACAGGGTCGGCCGTCCTGTTTTTCGCGACGTCCGACGGCCGCCCCGCTCGCGCGGCGGCGAGGCCCTCACCCGGTCCCTGTTGGCCACACCGCCGCCGGGCCGTCACCCCGGGGCGTGACGCCGCGACGGGCTCGGCGCGATCCTCGTCCGGGACGAGCACGGCGACAGCCCCCGCCGCGGCGGACGGCGAGGTCCGCCGGACCGGCCCCGGCCGGCCTCCGATGCCCGCGCTTCTCGTGCCCCACGGCCCATCGGTCGGTAATCCGGTCC is a window from the Streptomyces sp. MMBL 11-1 genome containing:
- a CDS encoding universal stress protein; this translates as MAGHEIPEPKDRKPVADPGSEPRTVDEARHACDPAFRHGVVVGFDGSMSSERALAYAIGMAGRSDSGLIIVHVANRLPTTVWAGCEPPVFVDVPDHRTEVLGLELACADYLSDVPWVLVERGGDICHELEEVGREYAADAIVVGSTHGIVGRIFGSVAGRLARRARRPVIVIP
- a CDS encoding DUF4429 domain-containing protein; protein product: MAEIIQRDGTWTFDGDTVRIVPGGKAHPVRQELGETAVPLRAVAGVSFEPDRKGGRLRLRGGACPVLRAADGRLKDGADPYALTVEKDRTGVAEYFVDEVRNALLIEQVPEGPVDRFLLPGPALPVSGGGGDGTASFDGETVRLTWNWKAEESKTAGGPSVFPLSRIAGVRWLPSIGLENGYLRFEPVEGAVSAPPKYDTYALDLWGISKKEHTAVLVAAAVLMRLPGARAALDAPEAAPALAKAAEPAAPPAGDHDTLLRRLRELGELHRAGVLTDEEFSTAKQAVLRSM
- the glmS gene encoding glutamine--fructose-6-phosphate transaminase (isomerizing), with protein sequence MCGIVGYIGKRDVAPLLLEGLQRLEYRGYDSAGIVITGKAAAGKPGALKMVKAKGRVRELEAKVPKRFAGTTGIAHTRWATHGAPSDENAHPHMDAENKVAVVHNGIIDNASELRAKLTADGIVFLSETDTEVLVHLIARAQAETLEEKVREALRSVEGTYGIAVLHADFNDRIVVARNGSPVVLGIGEKEMFVASDVAALVAHTRQVVTLDDGEMATLKADDFRTYTTEGSTTTATPTTVEWEAESYDMGGHDTYMHKEISEQADAVDRVLRGRIDDRFSTVHLGGLNLDAREARGVRRIKILGCGTSYHAGQIGAQLIEELARIPADAEPASEFRYRNPVVDPDTLYVAVSQSGETYDVLAAVQELKRKGARVLGVVNVVGSAIAREADGGTYVHAGPEVCVVSTKCFTNTVVAFALLALHLGRIRDLSVADGKRIIDGLRRLPEQISEILAGEDEIKRLAAEYADAKSMMFIGRVRGYPVAREASLKLKEVSYIHAEAYPASELKHGPLALIEPAMPTVAIVPDDDLLEKNRAAMEEIKARSGRILAVAHQVQEKADHTIVVPKNENELDPILMGIPLQLFAYHTALAMGRDIDKPRNLAKSVTVE